One window of Pyxicephalus adspersus chromosome 4, UCB_Pads_2.0, whole genome shotgun sequence genomic DNA carries:
- the CCN2 gene encoding CCN family member 2, translated as MSSIKVTAVLLFAVLCWVSDAQDCSGECQCPQKVPECAPGVSLVQDGCGCCKVCAKQLGELCTEKDVCDPHKGLFCDFGSRINRKIGVCTAREGAPCVFGGMVYRSGESFQSSCKYQCTCLDGGVGCVPLCSMDVRLPSPDCPFPRRVKLPGKCCEEWVCDQPMEKTMVGPALPAFRMEETYGPDPSLMRANCLVQTTEWSACSKTCGMGISTRVTNDNEHCRLEKQSRLCMVRPCEADLEENIKKGKKCIRTPKISKPVKFEFSGCTSVKTYRAKFCGVCTDGRCCTPHRTATLPVEFKCPDGEVMKKKMMFIKTCACHYNCPGDNDIFESMYYRKMYGDMA; from the exons GTATCTGATGCTCAGGATTGCAGTGGGGAATGTCAGTGCCCACAGAAAGTACCAGAGTGTGCACCGGGGGTTAGCCTGGTCCAGGATGGATGTGGATGCTGTAAAGTGTGTGCCAAGCAACTGGGTGAACTGTGCACTGAGAAAGACGTGTGTGACCCACACAAAGGACTGTTTTGTGACTTTGGCTCCAGGATCAACAGGAAAATCGGAGTCTGCACTG CCAGGGAAGGTGCCCCATGTGTCTTTGGAGGCATGGTCTACAGAAGTGGAGAGTCTTTCCAAAGCAGCTGCAAGTACCAATGTACATGCTTGGATGGAGGCGTTGGCTGTGTGCCACTCTGCAGCATGGATGTCCGTCTTCCCAGCCCTGACTGTCCATTCCCAAGAAGGGTGAAACTGCCTGGCAAGTGCTGTGAAGAATGGGTCTGTGATCAGCCTATGGAGAAAACCATGGTTGGACCTGCTCTTCCTG ctTTTAGAATGGAGGAGACATACGGTCCTGATCCATCTCTGATGCGTGCCAACTGCCTGGTACAGACCACTGAATGGAGTGCTTGCTCAAAGACTTGCGGCATGGGCATCTCTACACGAGTTACCAACGACAATGAGCACTGCAGACTGGAGAAACAGAGCAGACTCTGCATGGTCAGACCTTGTGAAGCCGACCTTGAGGAAAACATTAAG AAAGGAAAGAAGTGCATCCGTACTCCTAAAATCTCTAAACCAGTCAAGTTCGAGTTTTCTGGCTGCACAAGTGTAAAAACCTACAGAGCCAAGTTTTGTGGGGTCTGCACAGATGGTCGTTGCTGTACCCCTCACAGAACCGCCACCCTTCCAGTAGAGTTCAAGTGTCCTGATGGTGAGGTCATGAAGAAGAAGATGATGTTCATCAAGACATGTGCATGTCATTACAACTGCCCAGGAGACAATGACATCTTCGAATCTATGTACTACAGGAAAATGTACGGGGACATGGCATAG